DNA from Evansella sp. LMS18:
ACCATCTTCAGGCTTTCTCCCTGCCCATTCACTAGCCACTTCATCATTTTGCTTTGTAAGTGAAATGTTGTTATTTACGATATCGTCCCAATATTCCCCAATAAGAGTAATATGCATATCGTCCACTTTTTGATAAAGTTCTGTTGCTGTTGTTTTTTGGTCTATTTTAATAACACCTTGTCCGATAATATCACCGGTATCCACGCCTTCATCCAACTTAAACATAGTGACACCAGTTTCTTTTAGACCTTTAATAATTGCCCAAGGAATTGCGGCTCTCCCTCTGCCTATTGGCAATAATGTTGGGTGCATTCCGATGCAACCGTGCGTAGGGGTTTCAAGCACGTCTTTTCTAGCAATTTGAGACCAACCTATAATAAATAACCAATCAATTTGATGTTCTTTTAAAGCATCGAGAACCACTTGATCGTTAATATTATCAATCTTCAAGAGTGGCGCATTATTCTCCGCTGCAAATTCATCCAGGTAAATTCTGCCTGACTTATTTTGCGCTTTTTCATCTCTAAGTGTAATAAGTAAATCTAGCCTTCCATCAATACGATAGATTTCTTCTATGCAACTTAGTCCTAACTGTACACAAGTGGCAAATGCTATCTTTTTCTTCAATCTTTCTCATCCTCTCTTAGTCTAGAATCCACGTCTAAATGCACTTTCAAAAGCTTCCGCATAAACCATACCTGCTTGTCCTCCACGGTAAGCAGCTAAGCCTTTGATCGCCTCATTACTTCTAGGATGAGGATAATCTCTCATTACTCCGCGATATTGTGCTAGTGCCTTTATTTTCTCATCGACACTTTCTTCGCCAACTTCAACAAAAGTGTTCGGTGTAAATTGGTTCATTGTTTTGTTTAGGCCCCATTCTGTAGATGAAGGAACTTCCATAAAGAGTAATTCCTTTAATGGTTTGACATCATCTCTTCGTTGAAATAATCTTACTGCGGCTTGGCATGCAAGAGAAGTGTGTAAATGGTCATTATTTAAATCCGCCGGATGATGTGTAAATACAACATCAGCGTCAGTTTCAATAATTGCTTTTTCGATAAACTGTACAAGCTTTAAATGTGGAACCATATTAAACTCGATGTTTGGAAAGTCACCGGTAATGACTTTATCAACACCTAAAATATTCATAGAATTATTAACATCTTCATTTAATTCCTCTGTACTTGGCCGAAAGTTCCTTGCGTTAACATCTCCCGAAAGAATGCAGACGTTAACGGAATGCCCTTCTTGTGCTAATTTATACATCGTAGCCCCTGCTCCTAAAACTTCATCGTCTGGATGTGCAATAACAACTAAATATGACATGTGTTTACCTCGCTTATGCTTCATTTATTTTTCTTACTTTAGTTAATTAATACTTATTTGGGTGCTATTATCCAACCAACTATTAACTAACTAAGAACTGAAGATAACCGGCCTTGCGGCCGGTCACTTCTATTTCTTCTATCTTTAAATAACTTGAAATCTACTTTGCTACTTCTAAGTATTCCAGTTCTCTAACTCTGAAATGTGCAATATCCAGGACATGCTCTCGAAGCTTTGCTATAGATACATTTTCAAACTCTTTTATAAGATCATAGATTACCGATACATTCACTGGTGGCGTCTTTCCTCTATAAATCATCGGATAGATCTGTTCACTGTGAACTTCATTTTCACCGAGAAGCTCTTCAAATAGTTTCTCCCCCGGTCTCATTCCAGAGTATTTTATACCGATCTCTTCCTCACTAAAACCAGACAGCCTGATAAGGTTCTTCGCTAAATCAACTATTTTTACTGGTTCTCCCATATCAAGTACGAAAACTTCTCCACCTTTTGCAATAGCGCCAGCTTGGATTACCAATCTTGAAGCTTCCGGAATTGTCATAAAGTAACGAACCATATCAGGATGTGTAACTGTTACTGGTCCGCCAGCCGCAATTTGCTTTTTAAATAATGGAATGACACTCCCACGACTTCCAAGAACATTACCAAACCGTACTGCAACAAACTTAGTGTTGCTTACCATGTCCATATGTTGAATGACCATTTCTGCAATCCGTTTTGTTGCTCCCATAACGCTCGTTGGATTTACAGCTTTGTCTGTGGAAATCATTACGAATGTTTTTACACCTGCTACATCTGCCGCTTCGGCAGTGTTTTTTGTTCCGATTACGTTATTTTTTACCGATTCGTGAGGATTTCTTTCCATTAACGGTACATGCTTATGGGCAGCTGCATGATAAACTACGTCAGGCCTGTATTTTTGCATAACCTCGTTCATTCGCTCTGCATCCTGAACGTCTGCTATTTCCGGCTCTATTTCAATCTCACTGAATGTATTTCTTAATTCCATTTCAATTGTATAAATACTGTTCTCCCCATGGCCGAGGAGAATAATTTTCGCTGGGTTAAAATTGCAAACCTGGCGGCAAACTTCCGAGCCAATCGATCCTCCCGCACCAGTAACTAAGACTGTTTTCCCAGTAAGCTTGTTTGAAATAGCTCCAGTATCAAGCTGAACAGGATCCCTACCGAGCAAATCTTCCACCTGAACATCACGCATCTGGCCTACAGAAATCTTTCCGGCCATGATATCTTCTACAGAAGGCATGATTTGCGTTTTCACTTTTGTGTTAACACATTGTTGGAAAATATGATTGATTTCTGATTTTTTCATGGAAGGAATCGCAATTATAATATGTTCAATATCGTGTTCTTCCACGGCTTTTTGAATATCCCTTGTTTTTCCTACAACAGGGCAGCCCATGATTTCAAGGTTTTGTTTTGAAAAGTCATCGTCAATAAACGCTACTGGGTGAAGCTCAGAACTCTCACTGTTTAACAATTGTCTAGAAACCATTGTCCCGCCAGAACCTGCACCGATAATCAGCGTCCGGGTTTTATCTTTATTAACAGCGAACTTAGTATCACGGATGAGTCTCCATGAAAAACGTGAGGCACCGATAAGCAGAATATGCAGCATCCACGTGATTAGCAACGTACGCGTATAGATTCCCTGAAAAGCAATCAGCTGAATAAGCCCTGTTGAAGCAACAGATAAACTTACTGCTTTAAATATTGCGATTAGCTCCTGAATACTCGCATAGGTCCAAACGCGTTTATAGAGCTTAAAGAAATGTGCAAAGAAATGGTGAAATGCAAATAGCGCTGCTGAGCTTACTACAATGGCTAGAGGTACCATAACTGAAGAGGTGGTTAACAGGAGCCAGTAACTTAAGAAAATAGAAAATAAAACGATAATAGAGTCGACGAGAATTAATAAAGACAAACGTAAGCGATAACTCGAAATCGCTCCTCCTTCCAGGAATTTTAATATTTTTCTTTCAGAAAGAAAAAGCGCTCAGCGATCGGCCGCATAAAAATTATGCGGCCGATCGCTGAACGCCTTCCTAAAAAACTAATGAATAAGTCATGATGCTTTTTTATTAAGGTTTAGATAGGTGAGCGTGCGGGTATACATTAAAACTCTTAAAAGATAACGTGAATAAAAAATGCTAAATTGGTTGTCTTATTGCATATTTACAATAAAATTAGCAATACATCACAAAAGTTTGTTAAAAAACGATAAATTAATTAACAACAAAAAGCCAAACTATTGTAGTTTTTATACTTCATGTTATAATATTTTTAGAAGAAAACAATTAAAGTAATAGGACTTAACCTACACTTCTGTTGTTTTAAAAACAGGCATTTAACCTGACCTCACACCGCACCATTGGCAACTGTTGCGCCTAAGGAGCTTCTCTGAAATTCCCACAGCACGGCCGAGTACCTCCATTGTTAACGGTGAGGAGGCATTACCGAAATACCTGAACTTCAAGGCATAATAATACTTTGGTTTTTTGAATAAAAAAGGGATAACAGCCACAAACCAAACACATAGCGTATCCCTTACTATTTAGAATTTTTTTAAACACGGACATAATCAACTAAAAGAGGCCGAATATCCTTTTGCGTCGTTTAACCGGCATCGGTTGTTCGAGCATCACATGTTTATTTTCAAGGACCAGTTGTGCATTTTCCTTATAAAAATAAACCAAGTCTTCCCCAAACTCTTGTTGTAGATAGTCATAAGCTGCGGTCATGTGAAAGCTACGGTTTGTCGTATTATGAGCATCTGATGCGATAAAATGTGCTAAGTTTGCTTCAATCAATTCCTCTGAAAAGCCTTTAATCTTTTTACCGAATTTCCCCGCAATACTACCTGCAGTAAGCTGAGTCAGCGTGCCGTTTTTAACGAATTCATACAGTTTTTCCGGTTTGCCGATTAATTCCTGGTTTCTTTCCGGATGGACAATGACCGGCATTAATCCTTCCAGCTGTAGTTTGTAGATCATATCTTTCGTATATCTCGGCACATAACCTGAGGGCAGTTCAATAAATATGTACTTACTGTCTGCTAATGTCTGGATAATCCCTTTTTTATAATCCTCAATAACTTCTCCGTATATCCTGACTTCCTGTCCCGGAAAAACCTTTAAATCTATATTTCTTTCATTTAAAAATCTGTTAACTTTTTCTGTCTTCTGAATTATAGTTTGTTTCTCATTTTCATAGCTTCCATTATTATGATGAGGAGTAGCTATGATAGTAGTGATCCCTTCCTCCACAGCTTTTTCAGCCATCAGAAGTGTGTCTTCAAAAGACTGGGAGCCGTCATCCAGATTCGGTAGTATATGGCAGTGCAAGTCAATCATTGTTCAGGCTCCTTTCTTACATAACTAGGCATAATTATAGCACAATCTGCAATTTTCGCTACACTCTCAACCGTTTTTTCTGAATTTTCATTACTTTTCGCTATAATAATAGTAGTAACTCGTATCCTTTATTTTCACATCATTTAACACAGCGCCTAATATATTCGCTTCAGCTTTTTTCAAAGCATCCACAGCATCTTTCACCGCTTCTTCATCTGTTTTACCGCTTCTCACAACAAGTACGACACCATCGGCATATTTTGAAAGGATTAACGGATCAGCTACAGCTCTTACAGGAGGAGCGTCAAAAATAATATAGTCGTACGCTTCCTTAAGTTCTCCTATAAGCTGTTTCATCGCCCGTGAACCTATTAACTCACTAGGGTTTGGCGGTATAGGGCCTGATGTGAGTACATCTACATTCGGAATAGAAGTTTCATAAACGGCATCATCAAATTTCAACTGCCTCGTAATTACATTTGTCAGCCCTGAAGAGTTCGGGAGCTGGAAGGTAAAATGAACAGTAGGTTTCCTCATATCTGTATCGATTACCAGCACACTCTTACCTTGCTGTCCCAGCACAGTTGCCAGATTAGCAGTCGTAGTTGACTTCCCTTCACCTGGCGTACTGGAGGTGACCATTAAAGTCTTTACTATGTTATCAACGGAAGCAAATTCTATGTTCGTTCGGATTGTCCTGTATTGTTCAGACACCGGTGATTTCGGGTCATAATAAGCGATAAGACTTCTCTGTTTATCGGAAATTTGTGTGTTATCTTTCTTTTTACGCGCCAAACTTCTCACTTCCATTCTTGTTTCTTCTGTTATGGGAAACATTTTTCACTTCTGTATTCGATGTATCCATCGTAGCAATCATCCCTAATACAGGTATACCAAGCTTCTTTTCAATATCATCTTCTGTTTTCACCGTGTTATCCAGGAACTCAAGCAGGAATGCGAGTCCAACAGCACCCATCAAACCAACCACAAAAGCAATAGCCATATTAAGCGTAGGGTTTGGGCTTACTGGTGAAGGGTTTTCTCCTAGTTCAGCCGAAGAAAGGATAGATACGTTGTCAACATTCATAATATCTACTATGTCTCTCTGGAATACCATAGCAATCGTGTTCGCAATGTTTACTGCCATTGCCGGATCTGTGTCCTCCACACTAATTGATACTACCTGAGAATCTCCCTGGCTTCCGACATTAATTTGATCTCTTAGCTCACCTACTGACCGAGCAATCTGAAGTTCGTCAATTACAGGTTCAAGTATTCGAGGAGAAGTGATAATAACGTTATAAGTATTAATGAGTTCTAAGTTTGTACGTACGTCCGTTTGCGTATATATCTGTCCTTCCTCTACCGATTGGTTGACTAAAAGCTGCGTCGAAGACTGGTATGTTGGGGTAAGCATGAAATAAGATACAATAGCGCTGATTGCCACAGCAGCTCCTGCAATAGATATAATTAAAGCTACTCTTTTCTTCAATGTGTCAAATATCTCTCTTAAACTTATAGTTTCTTCCATTTTTTCCTCCTGTCGACACCATGTCGTTCCGTATTCAATACTCATATGCTATCCGATTTTACTAAACTTGTAAATAAGCTTGAGGGAATTTGGAAAATTTTCTGCAAAAAATGGGATTGTCAGCCCCGTTATTTACGACTATACTAAAAATTGTAATTATTAATTTTATTAGGGGAAATGAAAACATGAAAAAAGCGTTATTAATCATTGGAGCCCTGCTCCTCACTGTTGTGTTGGCGATTGGCGGCTATGGTTACTATTTATATAGCAGTGTACAGAGCACGGTGGACCAGATGCACCAGCCTATTGAACGGGAAAAGTCAGAACGCCGGGATCTTGAAGTGAATATGGAAGATAGGGAACCATTATCTTTTCTTCTGTTAGGTGTTGATGCTCGAGCAGCTGACAGCGGCCGTTCTGACACTTTGATGGTTGTTACTGTTAATCCAGAGGATCAGTCGATGAAAATGGTAAGTATCCCTCGTGATACTTATACAGAAATGGTAGGACGTGGGCACCAGGACAAAATCAACCACGCATATGCCTTTGGCGGCCCGGAAATGGCAATGGCTTCAGTAGAGAATTTCTTAGACGTTCCAATTGATTATTTTGTAACTGTCAATATGGAAGGCTTTAAAGATATTGTTGATGCATTAGGCGGAGTTACTGTAGATAATGATTTTGCTTTTTCTTCTGGCGGTCACGACTTTAATGAAGGTGAAATCTTCTTGGAAGGTGATGAAGCACTCGCCTTCTCTCGCATGCGATATGAAGACCCTAGAGGGGACTTAGGCCGGAATGATCGTCAGCGCCAGATTGTTGATGCAATGATTCAGGAAGGTGCCCAGCTTTCCAGTGTTACTAAAGCTGGCTCAATTTTAGACGCATTAGGTAATAACCTTACTACCAATATGACTTTCGATGATATGATGAAAATCCAGGAAAACTACCGGGATGCACGCCACAACTCAGAAACACTTGAGATAACCGGCTCCGGTGGCCGTATCGACGGCATCTGGTACTATTTCGTAGAAGAAGATGAAAGACTCCGTGTATCAAACACGTTACGTGATCATCTCGGAATCGATAACAACGAAGTAGTCTCTGCTGATTAAACAAACGTTTGTTTAAATTATCCCCTGCTCTTATGGAGCAGGGGGTTTTTGTTTCTATGCTGAATCCCACGTCCCGAAGGGCCGCTCATCAGTCTCATATTTATAACATCTCACCCACTAGTCATTTCACAGTTAATTGTTTTTTCATAAGCCACACACCTTTATTTTCCAAAGACATCCTTCCCCTATTTTCTACTTACACTACTAAAGTTTTCCAACAATTTATGAAATTATATGGTATTATGTCGATATAAACTGGAAATGAACCGAAGCAATTATATTATTAATCTATTTCTACACGATCGGACGGTCATTTAGCGGGAAAGGAGTAAATGATGAACAGAAAGAAACTATATCTTTATTTGAGCAGTGCTGTTGTTGTTTTGTTTATGAGTTTCTTCACCTGGAACATTGTTCAGTCTGACAGCCTGGATGAACAATTGGAAGCAGCACAGGATTTTTATAATAACGGGGAGTTTGAGGAAGCAATTAATGCTTTCCGCGGGATCCTGGACGCCGATCGGGAACACCACAGGGCACGGCTTGGTTTAACTGACTCCTATATGGCTGTGAATCGCTGGGAGGACGCCGAGAAAACCCTGCTCAGAGGCGTTGAGCTTAGCCCTCATGCCGTTGACTATTATTCAAACCTTGCTGAAATATATATAGACCAAAAAGAAATAAAAAAGGCAGTCCATATCCTGGACTCATACAACCCCGCTGACGGAGGAGCTGCAAAACTGGAGCGTTTTTACCAGGCACTGGAGATCAACCTTCAAATTTTTGCCGAGCGCAAGGTAGTTCAGCAAGGATACGACCGAACGCTGCAGCTCGTATGGATGGAAGGTGATAATGTCATCACCTCTGTAGAGGCGGAATGGGACGTAGAGGATGAGCTCGGTAACATCGAACTGGCTGAAAATCCGGAAGAAGCTGTTTTCTCCGCATCGGAGGATCTGGGAACAGTGATGGTTGAAGCCTCTGTAGGATCCATTACTGCTCAACTGGAGATTTCTATCCTCGAACAGGTACTGGAAGAAGTAATCCTGGAGCCTGAAATTGACGAAGCACTTGCTGTCGGGGAAGTTGTTGAACTCTCCGCTGAAGCTTTAGATGCTGCAGGCGAAGAAATGGACGCAGAACTTGAGTGGCAACTGAAAAAAGGCATCGGAACATTATCTGAGGATAAAGGGTATACAAATATCTTTACAGCTGAAGAAGAAGGTCTGGAAACGTTGCTCATCAGCTTTGAAGACTTCGAAACAGCATTTAATATCTCTATCGGAGACGAACGAAGAAGTCTGGAATATGAAATTACCGGAGAAGGAAGCTTATCCATCTCCCCGGACGAAGACTCCTTCCTGCTCGGCGAAACAGTAACAATCGAAGCTGTACCAGAGCCTGGCTGGACATTTGTAGAATGGACAGGTGACGCAGAAGGTTCTGAAAACCCTCTGGAATTAGTGATGGACGACCATAAAACCATTGGAGCAGTGTTTGAAGAGACCT
Protein-coding regions in this window:
- a CDS encoding formyltransferase family protein — protein: MKKKIAFATCVQLGLSCIEEIYRIDGRLDLLITLRDEKAQNKSGRIYLDEFAAENNAPLLKIDNINDQVVLDALKEHQIDWLFIIGWSQIARKDVLETPTHGCIGMHPTLLPIGRGRAAIPWAIIKGLKETGVTMFKLDEGVDTGDIIGQGVIKIDQKTTATELYQKVDDMHITLIGEYWDDIVNNNISLTKQNDEVASEWAGRKPEDGEILSSMTIDEADKLVRAVTHPYPGAFYKDGERTYRIWSAQTDENAGEIKLSDGYLIPVDYEIEGL
- a CDS encoding PIG-L deacetylase family protein — protein: MSYLVVIAHPDDEVLGAGATMYKLAQEGHSVNVCILSGDVNARNFRPSTEELNEDVNNSMNILGVDKVITGDFPNIEFNMVPHLKLVQFIEKAIIETDADVVFTHHPADLNNDHLHTSLACQAAVRLFQRRDDVKPLKELLFMEVPSSTEWGLNKTMNQFTPNTFVEVGEESVDEKIKALAQYRGVMRDYPHPRSNEAIKGLAAYRGGQAGMVYAEAFESAFRRGF
- a CDS encoding nucleoside-diphosphate sugar epimerase/dehydratase encodes the protein MSLLILVDSIIVLFSIFLSYWLLLTTSSVMVPLAIVVSSAALFAFHHFFAHFFKLYKRVWTYASIQELIAIFKAVSLSVASTGLIQLIAFQGIYTRTLLITWMLHILLIGASRFSWRLIRDTKFAVNKDKTRTLIIGAGSGGTMVSRQLLNSESSELHPVAFIDDDFSKQNLEIMGCPVVGKTRDIQKAVEEHDIEHIIIAIPSMKKSEINHIFQQCVNTKVKTQIMPSVEDIMAGKISVGQMRDVQVEDLLGRDPVQLDTGAISNKLTGKTVLVTGAGGSIGSEVCRQVCNFNPAKIILLGHGENSIYTIEMELRNTFSEIEIEPEIADVQDAERMNEVMQKYRPDVVYHAAAHKHVPLMERNPHESVKNNVIGTKNTAEAADVAGVKTFVMISTDKAVNPTSVMGATKRIAEMVIQHMDMVSNTKFVAVRFGNVLGSRGSVIPLFKKQIAAGGPVTVTHPDMVRYFMTIPEASRLVIQAGAIAKGGEVFVLDMGEPVKIVDLAKNLIRLSGFSEEEIGIKYSGMRPGEKLFEELLGENEVHSEQIYPMIYRGKTPPVNVSVIYDLIKEFENVSIAKLREHVLDIAHFRVRELEYLEVAK
- a CDS encoding tyrosine-protein phosphatase — encoded protein: MIDLHCHILPNLDDGSQSFEDTLLMAEKAVEEGITTIIATPHHNNGSYENEKQTIIQKTEKVNRFLNERNIDLKVFPGQEVRIYGEVIEDYKKGIIQTLADSKYIFIELPSGYVPRYTKDMIYKLQLEGLMPVIVHPERNQELIGKPEKLYEFVKNGTLTQLTAGSIAGKFGKKIKGFSEELIEANLAHFIASDAHNTTNRSFHMTAAYDYLQQEFGEDLVYFYKENAQLVLENKHVMLEQPMPVKRRKRIFGLF
- a CDS encoding CpsD/CapB family tyrosine-protein kinase, whose amino-acid sequence is MEVRSLARKKKDNTQISDKQRSLIAYYDPKSPVSEQYRTIRTNIEFASVDNIVKTLMVTSSTPGEGKSTTTANLATVLGQQGKSVLVIDTDMRKPTVHFTFQLPNSSGLTNVITRQLKFDDAVYETSIPNVDVLTSGPIPPNPSELIGSRAMKQLIGELKEAYDYIIFDAPPVRAVADPLILSKYADGVVLVVRSGKTDEEAVKDAVDALKKAEANILGAVLNDVKIKDTSYYYYYSEK
- a CDS encoding YveK family protein gives rise to the protein MEETISLREIFDTLKKRVALIISIAGAAVAISAIVSYFMLTPTYQSSTQLLVNQSVEEGQIYTQTDVRTNLELINTYNVIITSPRILEPVIDELQIARSVGELRDQINVGSQGDSQVVSISVEDTDPAMAVNIANTIAMVFQRDIVDIMNVDNVSILSSAELGENPSPVSPNPTLNMAIAFVVGLMGAVGLAFLLEFLDNTVKTEDDIEKKLGIPVLGMIATMDTSNTEVKNVSHNRRNKNGSEKFGA
- a CDS encoding LytR family transcriptional regulator — encoded protein: MKKALLIIGALLLTVVLAIGGYGYYLYSSVQSTVDQMHQPIEREKSERRDLEVNMEDREPLSFLLLGVDARAADSGRSDTLMVVTVNPEDQSMKMVSIPRDTYTEMVGRGHQDKINHAYAFGGPEMAMASVENFLDVPIDYFVTVNMEGFKDIVDALGGVTVDNDFAFSSGGHDFNEGEIFLEGDEALAFSRMRYEDPRGDLGRNDRQRQIVDAMIQEGAQLSSVTKAGSILDALGNNLTTNMTFDDMMKIQENYRDARHNSETLEITGSGGRIDGIWYYFVEEDERLRVSNTLRDHLGIDNNEVVSAD
- a CDS encoding tetratricopeptide repeat protein, with translation MMNRKKLYLYLSSAVVVLFMSFFTWNIVQSDSLDEQLEAAQDFYNNGEFEEAINAFRGILDADREHHRARLGLTDSYMAVNRWEDAEKTLLRGVELSPHAVDYYSNLAEIYIDQKEIKKAVHILDSYNPADGGAAKLERFYQALEINLQIFAERKVVQQGYDRTLQLVWMEGDNVITSVEAEWDVEDELGNIELAENPEEAVFSASEDLGTVMVEASVGSITAQLEISILEQVLEEVILEPEIDEALAVGEVVELSAEALDAAGEEMDAELEWQLKKGIGTLSEDKGYTNIFTAEEEGLETLLISFEDFETAFNISIGDERRSLEYEITGEGSLSISPDEDSFLLGETVTIEAVPEPGWTFVEWTGDAEGSENPLELVMDDHKTIGAVFEETSSFELSLDVVGEGVIISYPAETSFDYMDPVTLTAQPADGWEFVRWEGDLSATTATVNFDMDRSKSVTAVFAQIGAANEENYPDTNTEDSGDNNSSSSGYDDSSSGGSSGSSSSGSSSDSNRSGGSSSSGSSGSGSSGGTNSSGSSGSSGSSGGSSGGSGGSSGGSGGSNNTGSSSGSSGGTSGSSGSSNSGSSGNNNSGNSGSGSSGGSSGSSGGSSGGSGGSGSNNSGSSGGSGNSGGSSGGNDSGGSSGSGGSSGSGSSGDSNNSGGSNNSGGSGGSGSDNSGSGNSDGNSGGSNNSQPEPEPEYEDD